A region from the Colwellia sp. PAMC 21821 genome encodes:
- a CDS encoding DUF2835 domain-containing protein, whose protein sequence is MKYYFNLTITSQEYLPYYQGQIQSIIVRSEQGIKVEFPAMHLRKYLTSNGIKGHFCLQTQNNKFLSLDKIS, encoded by the coding sequence ATGAAGTACTATTTTAATTTGACTATTACTAGCCAAGAATATCTCCCCTATTATCAGGGGCAAATTCAATCTATTATTGTGCGGTCAGAGCAGGGGATAAAAGTAGAGTTTCCTGCAATGCATTTGCGAAAATATTTAACGAGCAATGGCATAAAAGGCCATTTTTGTTTACAAACGCAAAACAATAAGTTTTTGTCTTTAGATAAAATATCTTGA
- the pepN gene encoding aminopeptidase N: protein MNDFLPRYLADYSVANFSISTVALTFELDETKTRVTNRMQMSRVVANEQPLVLDGEHLTLISVAIDEQVLSTEQYKVDDSSLSIAIEKEVFTLEIVTEINPIENSALEGLFKSGDAYCTQCEAEGFRRISYYLDRPDIMATFTTKVIANKAQFPYLLSNGNKIAAGDLADGQHFVQWHDPFPKPCYLFALVAGDFDVLKDSYNTSSGRNVALEIFVDKGNVNKAHHAMASLKHSMKWDEDTFGLEYDLDIYMIVAVDFFNMGAMENKGLNVFNSKFVLADETSATDIDYFNVEAVIAHEYFHNWTGNRVTCRDWFQLSLKEGLTVFRDQQFSADMHSAAVTRIQNVRVLRSLQFAEDAGPMAHPIRPEKVIEMNNFYTLTVYEKGAEVIRMIHTLLGVEKFRQGLDLYFKRFDGMAVTCDDFINAMADASGVDLSQFKHWYTQAGTPLLNISESFDANLSEYKLTLVQTNGEKPTLHIPVGVELISLDEQQIQSPLLQLTEQSQTWTFKGYSQKPVLALLTNFSAPVKTQFVQSDEELQCIMTRANDEFCRWDAGQKLLTRYITQLMQQPSSSLPENLYQAFREILTADISAAFKAEQLTLPSFSELADNIEEVDPIALLDAIDSVKQSIAQALAPLFLKQYQQNIQVDYASDGIAIGKRALKNICLSYLSTLSDQQALLTTQFQRSNNMTDSLAVLNCAAKHHHENFSDMMAGFEQKWRDTSLVMDKWFAIQASVNNESIYENLTQLIAHPLFSLKNPNRARSLVGAFTANNPRYFHCASGRGYQFLIDQLILLNDINPQVASRLITPLIQFKSFDKHRQTMIKTKLVQFSKQVKLSKDLKEKLDAALAP, encoded by the coding sequence ATGAATGATTTTCTTCCACGCTATTTAGCTGATTATAGCGTAGCAAACTTTTCTATTTCTACCGTAGCACTCACTTTCGAGCTTGATGAGACTAAAACACGTGTGACTAATCGCATGCAAATGTCGCGCGTCGTGGCGAATGAGCAACCATTGGTGTTAGACGGAGAGCATTTAACGTTAATATCAGTTGCTATAGATGAGCAAGTACTTTCAACTGAACAATACAAAGTTGACGATTCTAGTCTATCGATTGCGATAGAAAAGGAAGTATTCACCTTAGAAATTGTTACCGAAATTAATCCTATTGAAAATAGCGCACTTGAAGGTTTGTTTAAGTCAGGTGATGCCTATTGCACTCAATGTGAAGCGGAAGGATTTAGGCGTATAAGCTACTATCTTGATCGTCCCGATATTATGGCAACATTTACGACCAAAGTTATTGCCAATAAAGCGCAATTTCCGTATTTATTGTCAAATGGTAACAAAATTGCTGCAGGCGATTTAGCTGACGGTCAGCATTTTGTGCAATGGCATGACCCCTTTCCTAAACCTTGTTATTTATTCGCTTTAGTTGCTGGTGATTTTGATGTGTTAAAGGATAGTTATAACACTAGCTCTGGACGTAATGTTGCCTTGGAAATATTTGTAGATAAAGGCAATGTTAATAAAGCACATCATGCGATGGCATCGTTAAAACATTCGATGAAATGGGATGAAGATACCTTCGGTCTCGAATACGATCTGGACATTTACATGATTGTAGCCGTCGACTTTTTCAATATGGGGGCTATGGAGAATAAAGGCCTCAATGTTTTTAATAGTAAATTTGTTTTAGCTGATGAAACCAGTGCAACCGATATTGATTATTTTAATGTTGAAGCGGTTATTGCCCACGAATATTTTCATAACTGGACAGGTAATCGGGTGACTTGCCGAGATTGGTTTCAACTGAGCTTGAAAGAAGGGCTAACGGTATTTAGAGATCAGCAATTTAGTGCTGATATGCATTCTGCTGCCGTCACTCGTATTCAAAATGTGCGTGTATTACGTTCGCTGCAGTTTGCCGAGGATGCTGGCCCTATGGCACATCCTATACGACCTGAAAAAGTAATTGAAATGAATAATTTTTACACCTTAACGGTTTATGAAAAAGGTGCTGAAGTTATTCGTATGATCCATACATTGCTAGGTGTTGAAAAGTTTCGACAAGGTTTAGATTTATATTTTAAACGCTTTGACGGTATGGCGGTGACATGCGACGACTTTATCAACGCCATGGCAGATGCTTCAGGGGTTGATCTTAGTCAGTTTAAACACTGGTATACACAAGCAGGCACACCACTATTGAATATTAGCGAAAGCTTCGATGCGAACTTGTCTGAATATAAATTAACCTTAGTCCAAACTAATGGTGAAAAACCTACATTACATATACCCGTTGGCGTTGAATTAATATCGTTAGACGAGCAGCAAATTCAATCGCCGTTATTACAATTGACTGAACAATCACAAACATGGACTTTTAAAGGTTATAGCCAGAAACCTGTTTTGGCTTTATTGACGAATTTTTCTGCGCCAGTTAAAACACAGTTTGTGCAGTCGGATGAAGAGCTTCAATGTATTATGACCCGCGCCAATGATGAGTTTTGTCGTTGGGATGCTGGACAAAAATTGCTGACAAGATATATCACACAGTTAATGCAACAACCGAGCTCAAGTTTACCTGAAAACCTCTATCAGGCGTTTAGAGAAATATTAACTGCCGATATATCTGCGGCATTTAAAGCAGAGCAATTAACACTGCCGAGCTTTAGTGAGTTAGCTGATAACATTGAGGAAGTTGACCCTATCGCTTTACTTGACGCCATTGATAGCGTTAAGCAAAGTATAGCGCAGGCCCTAGCACCGTTATTTTTGAAGCAGTATCAGCAAAATATACAAGTTGATTATGCGAGTGATGGTATTGCGATTGGCAAGCGAGCATTAAAAAACATTTGTTTATCTTATTTGAGCACACTCAGTGATCAACAAGCGTTATTAACGACACAGTTCCAGCGCTCAAATAATATGACAGATAGCCTCGCCGTGCTTAATTGTGCCGCAAAACATCATCATGAAAACTTTAGCGATATGATGGCAGGTTTTGAACAGAAATGGCGTGATACCTCATTGGTCATGGATAAATGGTTTGCGATTCAAGCCAGTGTTAATAATGAGTCTATCTATGAAAATTTAACTCAGCTTATCGCACATCCTTTATTTAGTTTGAAAAATCCTAATAGAGCTCGATCATTGGTTGGCGCTTTTACTGCCAACAATCCTCGTTATTTCCATTGTGCGAGTGGCCGTGGTTATCAGTTTTTAATTGACCAATTAATTCTGCTAAACGATATTAACCCACAAGTAGCGTCGCGATTAATTACGCCACTGATACAATTTAAGTCTTTTGATAAGCACAGACAAACAATGATTAAAACCAAACTTGTACAATTTTCTAAGCAAGTTAAGCTTTCTAAGGATTTAAAAGAAAAGCTTGATGCTGCGTTAGCACCGTAG